The DNA sequence CGACGGACATCGGGGAGTAATATCTTGCTCCGTTTCGGGGGCAAATCTAAATTCGTTCCAATCCTTCACGCGATCAGGCTCTGGTCTAAAATTAAAGGCTACTAAGCAGCCAGCCGCGAAATTTTACATCAGGACTTCCACTCAATATGCTATTGACACTCAAACCACCAAATCCTGACTTTCGCCGCCTGAGCTTCAAGCCCCCGGCACTGCCTGATGCGTAGGCCAGCGATTCTCATCACCGGCGCCAACGGCGAAATCGGCCATGGTCTCATCACCGCCCTGTCCGAAGGACTCTCCTCGGAACCGAAACCGTCCAATAAACACTTCGTGGGCCTGGATATCGAAGAAATGGACCCGGCCATCAAGGAATACCTCTGGGAAAGCATCTCCGGCAACGTTCTGGATCGGACCATCCTGGACCGGATCAACAGTCAGTACGCGTTCTCGGCTATCTACCACCTGGCGGCTTTGCTGAGCACCAGGGCCGAGTTCTCCCCCGCCACCGCCCACCAGGTGAACGTGGATGGTACTCTCAACCTCCTGACCCTGGCGGTGGAACAGGCCCGCAGCCAGGGCCGGCCGGTGAAGTTCTTCTTTCCCAGCTCCATCGCCGTGTACGGGCTGGCCAGCCTGGAGGAGAAAAACCGGGCCGGCACCGTTACGGAGGATCAATACCTCTTCCCCCAGACCATGTACGGCTGCAACAAGCTCTACTGCGAAATGCTGGGTATCTACTACAGCCGGCATTATCAGCGCTTGACCGCGGAGGCCGGCACCGTCCGGGTGGACTTCCGCGCCATTCGCTTTCCCGGCCTGATCAGCGCCGTGACCGTCCCATCCGGGGGCACCTCGGACTACGCCCCGGAAATGCTCCACGCCGCCGCCCAGGGCAAGACCTATGACTGCTTCGTCCGCGAGGATACCACCCTTCCCTTCATGACCATGCCCGACGCCATCCAGGCGATCATCAAGCTCATGGATGCGCCCTGGGAATCCCTCACCCGGCTGGTCTACAACATCCGCGCGTTCAACCCCTCCGCAGCCCAGATGCGCGACCAGGTGCTGGCCGATTTCCCCGACGCCCGTATCGGCTTCGCCGTCAACCAGGCCCGCCAGGCCAT is a window from the Candidatus Neomarinimicrobiota bacterium genome containing:
- a CDS encoding NAD-dependent epimerase/dehydratase family protein, whose protein sequence is MRRPAILITGANGEIGHGLITALSEGLSSEPKPSNKHFVGLDIEEMDPAIKEYLWESISGNVLDRTILDRINSQYAFSAIYHLAALLSTRAEFSPATAHQVNVDGTLNLLTLAVEQARSQGRPVKFFFPSSIAVYGLASLEEKNRAGTVTEDQYLFPQTMYGCNKLYCEMLGIYYSRHYQRLTAEAGTVRVDFRAIRFPGLISAVTVPSGGTSDYAPEMLHAAAQGKTYDCFVREDTTLPFMTMPDAIQAIIKLMDAPWESLTRLVYNIRAFNPSAAQMRDQVLADFPDARIGFAVNQARQAMVDSWPSDVDDSAARNDWGWHPTHDFEGAFADYLIPHIRERYWLK